The Posidoniimonas polymericola genome has a segment encoding these proteins:
- a CDS encoding UDP-glucose dehydrogenase family protein: MKIAVIGTGYVGLVTGTCFADSGNDVTCIDINEAKIEGLKRGEIPIYEPGLSELVIHNSEAGRLHFTTETASAVAPAEVVYLAVGTPQGDDGSADLSAMWSVVKAIAPHLREDAVVVTKSTVPVGTNAKIFGMLKEFTGRECDVASNPEFLKEGAAIDDFMKPDRVVVGVRRSEVGDTLHQLYKPFLRTEKPFLVMSPESAEMTKYVANALLATKISFINEMANLCEKMGGDINDVRRGIGHDSRIGFAFLFPGVGYGGSCFPKDVRALESMTVDKELTPSMLRAVDEVNERQKHVISGKLDAHFGGDLSGKTIAVWGLAFKPRTDDIREAPALVLIDWLLSKGAKVVAHDPEALENVRAELGDKITYSERRMSCLEGADALCIMTEWKDYHSPDFAEMYQLMADPSVFDGRNLFEPERMARRGYCYHSIGRPMVDGRKK, from the coding sequence ATGAAAATCGCGGTTATTGGCACTGGTTACGTTGGCCTGGTTACCGGCACCTGCTTCGCCGATAGCGGCAACGACGTCACCTGCATCGATATCAACGAGGCCAAGATCGAGGGCCTCAAGCGGGGCGAGATCCCGATTTACGAGCCGGGCCTTTCGGAGCTAGTGATCCACAATTCCGAGGCCGGGCGGTTGCACTTCACGACCGAAACCGCCTCGGCGGTCGCGCCAGCCGAGGTGGTCTACCTGGCGGTCGGCACCCCGCAGGGCGACGACGGCTCGGCCGACCTGTCGGCCATGTGGAGCGTCGTCAAGGCGATTGCGCCGCACCTGCGCGAGGACGCCGTGGTGGTGACCAAGAGCACCGTGCCGGTCGGCACCAACGCCAAGATCTTCGGCATGCTCAAGGAGTTCACCGGTCGCGAGTGCGACGTCGCGAGCAACCCGGAGTTCCTCAAGGAGGGCGCCGCGATCGACGACTTCATGAAGCCCGACCGAGTGGTAGTGGGCGTCCGGCGGTCCGAGGTCGGCGACACCCTGCACCAGCTCTACAAGCCGTTCCTGCGGACCGAGAAGCCGTTCCTGGTGATGTCGCCCGAGAGCGCCGAGATGACCAAGTACGTCGCCAACGCGCTGCTCGCAACCAAGATCAGCTTCATCAACGAGATGGCCAACCTGTGCGAGAAGATGGGCGGCGACATCAACGACGTCCGCCGCGGCATCGGCCACGACAGCCGCATCGGCTTCGCCTTCCTGTTCCCCGGCGTCGGCTACGGCGGCAGCTGCTTCCCGAAGGACGTCCGGGCGCTGGAGTCGATGACCGTCGACAAGGAACTCACCCCGTCGATGCTCCGCGCGGTGGACGAGGTCAACGAGCGTCAGAAGCACGTCATCTCGGGCAAGCTCGACGCGCACTTCGGCGGCGACCTGTCCGGCAAGACCATCGCCGTCTGGGGCCTGGCCTTCAAGCCCCGCACCGACGACATCCGCGAGGCCCCGGCGCTGGTGCTGATCGACTGGCTGCTCTCCAAGGGCGCCAAGGTCGTGGCCCACGACCCCGAGGCGCTCGAGAACGTGCGGGCCGAGCTCGGCGACAAGATCACCTACAGCGAGCGCCGCATGAGCTGCCTGGAGGGCGCCGACGCCCTCTGCATCATGACCGAGTGGAAGGACTACCACTCGCCCGACTTCGCCGAGATGTACCAGCTGATGGCCGACCCGTCGGTCTTCGACGGCCGCAACCTGTTTGAGCCCGAGCGGATGGCCCGCCGCGGCTACTGCTACCACAGCATCGGCCGCCCGATGGTGGACGGCCGCAAGAAGTAG
- a CDS encoding methyl-accepting chemotaxis protein — protein MSSTLFKSRNESQAPAAVAEAPHNDAQAVLDALSRSQAVIEFKPDGTIITANDNFLAVLGYNLREVEGSHHRMFCDGQYTSSPEYSQFWRDLAAGRPAVGEYERFTKSGESVWISASYNPVLDANGQCYKVVKIASDITATKRESADSARLANMVANMPINVMFADRDLNVRYMNPASLKTLKQVEHLLPIPADKILGSNIDIFHKDPSYQRGVLAKESNLPVHTQITLGEEILDLLVSAITDKAGNYIGAMATWSIVTEQVRTREEAASVGQTVAASTTEMAATIEEISKSVGRTASLATQTENHVRDSSSAAEMLQESSKAIGKVVGVIQELADQTNLLALNATIEAARAGESGRSFAVVANEVKELAQETGNATQSIEKSVEEMRQRIDQVTGATQQITESIAEVSSNTNTVAAAIEEQSITMAELSKTAEGLVKLANKT, from the coding sequence ATGTCGTCTACGCTGTTCAAGAGTCGCAACGAATCCCAGGCCCCGGCGGCGGTTGCCGAGGCCCCGCACAACGACGCCCAGGCTGTCCTCGACGCCCTTAGCCGCTCGCAGGCGGTTATCGAGTTCAAGCCGGACGGCACGATCATCACCGCCAACGACAACTTCCTGGCCGTGCTGGGCTACAACCTCCGCGAGGTCGAGGGTAGCCACCACCGCATGTTCTGCGACGGCCAGTACACCAGCAGCCCCGAGTACAGCCAGTTCTGGCGCGACCTGGCCGCCGGCCGGCCGGCGGTGGGCGAGTACGAGCGGTTCACCAAGTCCGGTGAGAGCGTCTGGATCTCGGCCTCCTACAACCCGGTGCTCGACGCCAACGGCCAATGCTACAAGGTCGTGAAGATCGCCAGCGACATTACCGCCACCAAGCGGGAGAGCGCCGACTCGGCCCGGCTGGCCAACATGGTCGCCAACATGCCGATCAACGTGATGTTCGCCGACCGCGACCTGAACGTGCGGTACATGAACCCGGCCTCGCTCAAGACCCTCAAGCAGGTTGAGCACCTGCTGCCGATCCCGGCCGACAAGATCCTCGGCTCAAACATCGACATCTTCCACAAGGACCCCTCCTACCAGCGCGGCGTGCTTGCCAAAGAGTCGAACCTGCCGGTCCACACGCAAATTACGCTGGGCGAGGAGATCCTCGACCTGCTGGTGAGCGCGATCACCGACAAGGCCGGCAACTACATCGGCGCCATGGCCACCTGGAGCATCGTCACCGAGCAGGTCCGCACCCGCGAAGAAGCGGCCAGCGTCGGCCAGACGGTCGCCGCCAGCACCACGGAGATGGCGGCGACGATCGAGGAGATCAGCAAGAGCGTCGGCCGGACCGCCTCGCTGGCGACCCAGACCGAGAACCACGTCCGCGACTCGTCGTCGGCCGCCGAGATGCTCCAGGAGAGCAGCAAGGCGATCGGCAAGGTCGTCGGCGTGATCCAGGAGCTGGCCGACCAGACCAACCTGCTGGCCCTCAACGCCACGATCGAGGCCGCCCGCGCAGGGGAGTCCGGCCGCAGCTTCGCGGTGGTCGCCAACGAGGTCAAGGAGCTCGCTCAGGAGACCGGCAACGCCACCCAGAGCATCGAGAAGAGCGTCGAGGAGATGCGGCAGCGGATCGATCAGGTGACCGGCGCTACCCAGCAGATCACCGAGAGCATCGCCGAGGTCAGCAGCAACACCAACACGGTCGCCGCGGCCATCGAGGAGCAGTCCATCACCATGGCCGAGCTCAGCAAGACCGCCGAAGGCCTGGTCAAGCTGGCCAACAAGACCTAG
- a CDS encoding methyl-accepting chemotaxis protein — protein sequence MPATLFKNRQTPAPTEPAATTSKAQATLDAFSRSQAVIEFEPDGTIITANDNFLAVLGYTLGEITGRHHRMFVEQGEAASSEYRQFWASLATGRPAAGEFKRVAKDGSEIWISASYNPVLDDEGVVTKVVKIASDITDTKQAALDQLAVLDALGRSQAAIEFHPDGTIVTANDNFLSALGYKLSEIQGNHHRIFCDGEYTSSQEYVQFWNDLRSGKFSAGRYMRVTRDGRQIWIQASYNPVLNSAGQVVKVVKYATDITAEVESEMQTRSDAADVGRSVASSATEMAATIEEISKSVGRTASLATQTESHVRDSSSAAELLQESSKAIGKVVGVIQELADQTNLLALNATIEAARAGESGRSFAVVANEVKELAQETGNATQSIEKSVEEMRQRIDQVTGATQQITESIAEVSSNTNTVAAAIEEQSITMAELSKTAETLVRISG from the coding sequence ATGCCCGCTACTTTGTTCAAGAATCGCCAGACCCCCGCCCCCACCGAGCCCGCAGCAACCACCAGCAAGGCTCAGGCGACACTCGACGCGTTCAGCCGCTCGCAGGCGGTCATCGAGTTCGAGCCGGACGGCACGATCATCACCGCCAACGATAACTTCCTGGCAGTGCTGGGCTACACCCTCGGCGAGATTACCGGCCGCCACCACCGCATGTTCGTCGAGCAGGGCGAGGCCGCCTCGTCTGAGTACCGCCAGTTCTGGGCCTCGCTCGCCACGGGCCGGCCGGCTGCGGGCGAGTTCAAGCGGGTCGCCAAGGACGGCAGCGAGATCTGGATCTCGGCCTCCTACAACCCGGTCCTCGACGACGAGGGAGTCGTGACCAAGGTGGTCAAGATCGCCAGCGACATCACCGACACCAAGCAGGCGGCGCTCGACCAGCTCGCCGTGCTCGACGCCCTCGGCCGCTCGCAGGCCGCCATCGAGTTCCATCCGGACGGCACGATCGTCACGGCCAACGACAACTTCCTCAGCGCCCTCGGCTACAAGCTGAGCGAGATCCAGGGCAACCACCACCGCATCTTCTGCGACGGCGAGTACACCAGCAGCCAGGAGTACGTCCAGTTCTGGAACGACCTCCGGTCGGGCAAGTTCTCTGCCGGACGCTACATGCGGGTCACCCGCGACGGGCGTCAGATCTGGATTCAGGCGTCGTACAACCCGGTGCTGAATTCTGCCGGTCAGGTGGTGAAGGTAGTGAAGTACGCCACCGACATCACCGCCGAGGTCGAGTCCGAGATGCAGACCAGGTCCGACGCGGCCGACGTCGGCCGCTCGGTGGCGTCGAGCGCCACGGAGATGGCGGCGACGATCGAGGAGATCAGCAAGAGCGTCGGTCGCACCGCCTCGCTCGCGACCCAGACCGAGAGCCACGTCCGCGACTCGTCGTCGGCTGCCGAACTTCTGCAGGAGAGCAGCAAGGCGATCGGCAAGGTCGTCGGCGTGATCCAGGAGCTGGCCGACCAGACCAACCTGCTGGCCCTCAACGCCACGATCGAGGCCGCCCGCGCAGGGGAGTCCGGCCGCAGCTTCGCGGTGGTCGCCAACGAGGTCAAGGAGCTCGCTCAGGAGACCGGCAACGCCACCCAGAGCATCGAGAAGAGCGTCGAGGAGATGCGGCAGCGGATCGATCAGGTGACCGGCGCTACCCAGCAGATCACCGAGAGCATCGCCGAGGTCAGCAGCAACACCAACACGGTCGCCGCGGCCATCGAGGAGCAGTCCATCACCATGGCCGAGCTTAGCAAGACCGCCGAGACGCTGGTGCGGATCTCCGGGTGA
- a CDS encoding acyltransferase family protein — MADPTAEPAKSPRLGSIDAFRGLAMLLMVAEVLHLCGVAEHFPESRLWAWLCHHQSHVPWVGLSVHDMIQPAFTFLVGVSLPFSIASRRRRGQSMAVLAVHAFYRAAVLVLLGIWLRSIGRGQTYFTFEDTLTQIGLGYGFLFLIALRPRRQQWAAVVVILLVSWAAFALYPAPPADFDYASVGVPTDWPHLLSGFESHWNKNTNLSAAFDRWFLNLLPREEPFVDNEGGYQTLSFVPTLTTMVLGLLAGGLLAERTAAKENSTGALLGRLAVLGAVCLAVGYATHYAGVCPLVKRIWTPSFVLVSGGWCFLLLAALYWLIDIRGWRGWAWPLTVIGMNSIAIYVIANTMHGLVDDMLRTHLGRDYDALFGEPYRTLVSGGLVMLAYWLVLLWMHRRRLYLKV; from the coding sequence ATGGCTGACCCCACCGCCGAGCCTGCCAAGAGCCCGCGGCTCGGATCGATCGACGCGTTCCGCGGCCTGGCCATGCTGCTGATGGTCGCCGAGGTGCTGCACCTGTGCGGCGTCGCGGAGCACTTCCCGGAGAGCCGCCTGTGGGCCTGGCTGTGCCACCACCAGAGCCACGTGCCGTGGGTCGGGCTCAGCGTGCACGACATGATCCAGCCGGCGTTCACATTCCTGGTCGGGGTCTCGCTGCCGTTCTCGATCGCCAGCCGCCGCCGGCGGGGGCAGTCGATGGCGGTGCTCGCCGTGCACGCGTTCTACCGCGCGGCGGTGCTGGTGCTGCTCGGCATCTGGCTCCGCTCGATCGGCCGCGGGCAGACCTACTTCACGTTCGAGGACACGCTCACGCAGATCGGCCTCGGCTACGGGTTCTTGTTCCTGATCGCTCTTAGGCCGCGCCGCCAGCAGTGGGCCGCGGTGGTGGTGATCCTGCTCGTCAGCTGGGCCGCGTTTGCCCTGTACCCTGCCCCGCCGGCCGATTTCGACTACGCGTCGGTCGGCGTCCCCACCGACTGGCCCCACCTGCTGAGTGGCTTCGAGTCGCACTGGAACAAGAACACCAACCTGTCCGCCGCGTTCGACCGCTGGTTCCTGAACCTGTTACCGCGAGAAGAGCCGTTTGTCGACAACGAGGGGGGCTACCAGACGCTGTCGTTCGTGCCGACGCTTACGACGATGGTGCTAGGATTGCTTGCCGGTGGTCTGCTGGCCGAACGCACCGCGGCCAAGGAGAACAGCACCGGCGCCCTGCTCGGCCGGCTGGCCGTGCTCGGCGCCGTTTGCCTGGCGGTCGGGTACGCGACGCACTACGCCGGCGTCTGCCCGCTGGTCAAGCGGATCTGGACCCCCAGCTTCGTGCTGGTGAGCGGCGGTTGGTGCTTCCTGCTGCTCGCCGCCCTGTACTGGCTGATCGACATCCGCGGCTGGCGTGGCTGGGCGTGGCCGCTGACGGTGATCGGGATGAACTCGATCGCGATCTACGTCATCGCCAACACGATGCACGGCTTAGTCGACGACATGCTCCGCACGCACCTCGGCCGGGATTACGACGCCCTGTTTGGCGAGCCGTACCGCACGCTGGTGTCGGGCGGGCTGGTGATGCTGGCCTACTGGCTGGTGCTGCTGTGGATGCACCGCCGCAGGCTCTACCTGAAGGTCTGA
- a CDS encoding dicarboxylate/amino acid:cation symporter: MKNVPLHWRILLGMLIGVAMGVVAVLLDANGLNGQELNDDGQLEGWTWALAIVNWIKPFGTIFINGLKLVAVPLIVASLIKGVTDLQDLSKLSSMGGRTIVLYLITTAVAVVLGLTLATLVGPARGLDADTREALAASTQADVEGKLKLAAEQSGMGPLQPLVDLVPQNLMAAAADNGSMLQVIVFVLFFSVGLLLSPPDKAKPVKDFFDGVNEVVLKLIDLIMLYAPIGVLALMAAMVAETQSWSIFLALMSYCLCVLFGLAAMVTLFYPLLVRAFTGVGYGAFFKGISPAQLLAFSTSSSAATLPVTMERVEEHLGVDEEVASFVLPIGATINMDGTSLYQAVAAVFIAQAYGVDLSFGDLVTVALTAILASVGTAAVPSAGIVMLVAVLRAVHVPVEGIALILPVDRVLDMCRTIVNVTSDATVAMLVAKSAGKLTAPHEKHWDDYYPPRDEGEETPESTDG, encoded by the coding sequence ATGAAGAACGTCCCCCTGCACTGGCGGATCTTGTTGGGCATGCTGATCGGCGTGGCGATGGGGGTCGTGGCCGTGCTGCTCGACGCCAACGGCCTCAATGGCCAGGAGCTTAACGACGACGGGCAGCTCGAGGGCTGGACCTGGGCCCTGGCGATCGTTAACTGGATCAAGCCGTTCGGCACGATCTTCATCAACGGCCTCAAGCTCGTGGCGGTGCCGCTGATCGTGGCGTCGCTGATCAAGGGCGTCACGGACCTGCAGGACCTGTCGAAGCTCTCCTCGATGGGGGGCCGCACGATCGTGCTGTACCTGATCACTACCGCCGTAGCGGTGGTGCTCGGCCTCACGCTGGCGACCCTCGTCGGCCCGGCGCGGGGTCTCGACGCCGACACCCGCGAGGCGCTGGCCGCTTCGACGCAGGCGGACGTCGAGGGCAAGCTCAAGCTGGCCGCCGAGCAGAGCGGCATGGGTCCGCTGCAGCCGCTGGTCGACCTGGTGCCGCAGAACCTGATGGCCGCCGCCGCCGACAACGGCAGCATGCTGCAGGTGATTGTGTTCGTGCTGTTCTTCTCGGTCGGCCTGCTGCTCTCGCCGCCCGACAAGGCCAAGCCGGTGAAGGACTTCTTCGACGGCGTCAACGAGGTGGTCCTCAAGCTGATCGACCTGATCATGCTGTACGCGCCGATCGGCGTGCTGGCGCTGATGGCCGCCATGGTCGCCGAGACCCAGAGCTGGTCGATCTTCCTGGCGCTGATGAGCTACTGCCTGTGCGTGCTGTTCGGGCTGGCGGCGATGGTCACGCTGTTCTACCCGCTGCTGGTGCGGGCGTTCACGGGCGTTGGGTACGGGGCGTTCTTCAAGGGGATTTCGCCGGCGCAGCTGCTGGCGTTCTCGACCAGCTCCAGCGCCGCGACCCTGCCGGTCACAATGGAGCGCGTGGAGGAGCACCTGGGCGTCGACGAGGAGGTCGCCAGCTTCGTGCTGCCGATCGGGGCCACCATCAACATGGACGGCACCAGCCTGTACCAGGCGGTCGCGGCGGTGTTCATCGCCCAGGCGTACGGCGTCGACCTCAGCTTCGGCGACCTGGTCACGGTCGCCCTGACCGCCATCCTGGCGTCGGTCGGCACGGCGGCGGTGCCGAGCGCCGGCATCGTCATGCTGGTGGCGGTGCTGCGGGCGGTCCACGTGCCGGTGGAGGGGATCGCCCTGATCCTGCCGGTCGACCGCGTGCTGGACATGTGCCGCACAATCGTCAACGTCACGAGCGACGCCACGGTCGCGATGCTGGTCGCCAAGAGCGCCGGCAAGCTGACCGCCCCGCATGAGAAGCACTGGGACGACTACTACCCGCCGCGGGACGAGGGCGAAGAGACGCCCGAATCAACCGATGGCTGA
- a CDS encoding SpoIIE family protein phosphatase — MPTDDQPFEPPTILMPAPGLGPSPYAPGPGLPEGMPATVSFAGEEALFEQRITAILSGTTQGLRFDLADFFVLDDRTAELRTVASTGKQQSSSRPIEDAPGDLTALAGEAVVLEDGELMRQFGVPRRCGAAVCVPVSSDSTIHGTLWLYSRVARPVSDPELQLIEIVAGRLAVELERRELLKPAPNSTNAVVQSEAPTEPSALLLPTDALQLDELEVAGLTEATLALHDWHTLSDGRVLTYAAAFVGAPGTRDDESQLALQAARIALRSHAEHAANAGRLLNRVADTLSEACPGGSGVSIAASLVDPGSGEGSYALAGAAIALRIRASQQHAEATDDPPVGWDADQRHTNVPFELEIRERLVLAVGDPRSLDERRAKRVLKAFARVTADEHRQMDAWRALELAARRADSAGGPLDAAVALRRR; from the coding sequence ATGCCGACCGACGACCAACCCTTCGAGCCGCCGACGATCCTGATGCCCGCCCCGGGCTTAGGCCCCTCGCCGTACGCACCAGGACCCGGGCTGCCCGAAGGGATGCCCGCCACGGTCTCGTTTGCGGGCGAGGAGGCGTTGTTTGAGCAGCGGATCACCGCCATCCTGTCGGGCACGACCCAGGGGCTGCGGTTCGACCTGGCCGACTTTTTTGTGCTGGACGACCGCACCGCCGAGCTGCGGACCGTCGCGTCGACCGGCAAGCAGCAGTCGAGCTCAAGGCCGATTGAGGACGCCCCCGGCGACCTCACCGCGCTGGCGGGCGAGGCCGTAGTGCTAGAAGACGGCGAGCTGATGCGGCAGTTCGGTGTGCCGCGGCGGTGCGGCGCGGCGGTCTGCGTGCCGGTCTCGAGCGACTCGACCATCCACGGCACGCTGTGGCTGTACAGCCGCGTCGCGCGGCCGGTCTCGGACCCCGAGCTGCAGCTGATCGAGATCGTGGCGGGCCGCCTGGCGGTCGAGCTCGAGCGCCGCGAGCTGCTCAAACCAGCCCCCAACTCAACCAATGCCGTCGTGCAGAGCGAGGCGCCGACCGAGCCCTCCGCGCTGCTGCTTCCCACCGACGCGCTGCAGCTCGACGAGCTCGAGGTCGCCGGCCTGACCGAAGCGACCCTCGCCCTGCACGACTGGCATACCCTGAGCGACGGCCGGGTGCTGACCTACGCCGCGGCGTTTGTGGGGGCCCCCGGAACCCGCGACGACGAGTCGCAGCTCGCGCTGCAGGCGGCGCGCATCGCGTTGCGCTCGCACGCCGAACACGCCGCCAACGCCGGCCGGCTGCTCAACCGCGTGGCGGACACCCTCTCCGAGGCGTGCCCCGGCGGGTCGGGCGTCTCGATCGCGGCGTCGCTGGTCGACCCGGGGTCGGGCGAGGGATCGTACGCGTTGGCGGGCGCGGCCATCGCGCTGCGGATCCGGGCGAGCCAGCAGCACGCCGAGGCAACCGACGACCCGCCTGTTGGCTGGGACGCCGATCAACGCCACACCAACGTCCCGTTCGAGCTGGAGATCCGCGAGCGGCTGGTGCTGGCGGTGGGCGACCCGCGGAGCCTGGACGAGCGGCGCGCTAAGCGGGTGCTCAAGGCGTTCGCCCGCGTCACGGCCGACGAGCACCGGCAGATGGACGCCTGGCGGGCGCTCGAGCTCGCCGCCCGGCGAGCCGACTCCGCCGGCGGTCCGCTTGACGCCGCGGTGGCGTTGCGGCGGCGGTAG
- a CDS encoding DUF1559 family PulG-like putative transporter has protein sequence MKNPNRHAFTLVELLVVITIIGMLVALLLPAVQMARASARTSQCLNNIRQLGTAVAGYETDKQKYPGYLQPVQRTAKQYAWINSGQLSNSSLKDGLPAGNTPSPDDVRDRKLGSRFSWAAVITPRIERQDLWDAMTEINNPFPIPRVDVYMCPADAELISIQQNAGLSYAVNTGAWDFDNSGNFQAGTGRGDTKANGLFHNLVLGSEKTRLTDIVDGASTTIMISENVQKNPTYCWAGVAQGATDSDGRVADMGEAVFGIVWITAADGNLPLSDLISRSTGDLNGSNINRQAPIGEEVDIDFPPNSPAYARPSSGHPSGTFNVIFADGHGQGIDPSVDPIVYQQLMAPNNRKVVDPINHNNSNQPISDYRSAPPLANGTY, from the coding sequence ATGAAGAACCCGAACCGTCACGCCTTTACCCTGGTCGAGCTGCTGGTCGTGATCACGATCATCGGCATGCTGGTGGCCCTGCTGCTGCCTGCCGTGCAGATGGCCCGCGCTTCGGCCCGCACTTCCCAGTGCTTGAACAACATCCGCCAGTTGGGCACGGCTGTCGCGGGTTACGAGACCGACAAACAGAAGTATCCCGGCTACCTGCAGCCTGTGCAGCGAACCGCCAAGCAGTACGCATGGATTAACTCCGGTCAACTATCCAACTCCTCGCTAAAGGATGGCCTGCCTGCGGGCAACACCCCGTCACCAGATGATGTCAGAGACCGCAAATTGGGGTCTCGGTTTAGCTGGGCGGCAGTGATTACTCCGCGAATCGAGCGACAGGACTTGTGGGACGCCATGACCGAAATTAACAACCCGTTCCCAATCCCTAGGGTAGATGTGTATATGTGTCCTGCCGATGCGGAACTGATTTCCATTCAACAGAACGCCGGGCTGAGTTATGCGGTCAACACTGGGGCGTGGGATTTTGACAACTCGGGCAACTTCCAAGCCGGAACTGGAAGGGGCGACACGAAAGCCAACGGTTTGTTCCATAACCTCGTGCTTGGAAGCGAAAAGACACGACTCACGGACATCGTTGACGGAGCTTCAACCACGATCATGATCTCGGAGAACGTCCAGAAGAACCCGACCTACTGTTGGGCGGGAGTTGCACAGGGCGCGACCGATAGCGATGGGCGCGTCGCCGATATGGGTGAAGCAGTATTCGGCATCGTCTGGATAACGGCGGCCGACGGGAATTTACCGCTGAGCGATTTGATATCCCGCTCCACGGGTGACCTAAATGGTTCGAATATTAACCGGCAAGCTCCGATAGGCGAAGAAGTCGACATCGACTTTCCGCCCAATTCTCCGGCCTATGCGCGGCCTTCCAGTGGCCACCCGAGTGGTACCTTCAACGTTATATTCGCAGATGGTCACGGGCAAGGAATCGACCCGTCTGTGGACCCCATTGTTTACCAGCAACTGATGGCTCCAAACAACCGAAAGGTTGTCGACCCGATCAACCACAATAACTCCAACCAGCCAATCAGCGATTACCGGAGCGCGCCGCCTCTGGCAAATGGCACCTACTAG
- the panB gene encoding 3-methyl-2-oxobutanoate hydroxymethyltransferase — MPEQLTAPRFAAMKGGDRKISVLTAYDYTMAKLVDSCGIEGILVGDSLSMVVQGHQNTLPVSMDEMIYHAGMVGRAVENALVIVDLPFPSYHLGRHKAIENAGRILKQTRCQAVKLEGGVEQADTIAALVQAGIPVMAHVGLRPQSVHQLGGYRVQRDRQQLLADAQAAEHAGAFAMVLECVPTAIATEITQKVSIPTIGIGAGPECDGQVLVINDVVGLTSGYVPKFVKAYADLGKTITEAVTAYRDEVRSGAFPTKEQSYE, encoded by the coding sequence ATGCCCGAGCAACTCACCGCCCCCCGCTTTGCCGCCATGAAGGGGGGAGACCGCAAGATCTCTGTCCTGACGGCCTACGACTACACCATGGCCAAGCTGGTCGACAGCTGCGGGATCGAGGGGATCCTGGTGGGCGACAGCCTGTCGATGGTGGTCCAGGGGCACCAGAACACGCTGCCGGTCTCGATGGACGAGATGATCTACCACGCTGGCATGGTCGGCAGGGCGGTGGAAAACGCGTTGGTGATTGTCGACCTGCCGTTCCCCAGCTACCACCTCGGCCGCCACAAGGCGATCGAGAACGCCGGCCGGATCCTCAAGCAGACCCGCTGCCAGGCGGTCAAGCTCGAGGGGGGCGTCGAGCAGGCCGACACCATCGCGGCCCTGGTGCAGGCCGGCATCCCGGTGATGGCCCACGTCGGCCTGCGGCCGCAGAGCGTGCACCAATTGGGCGGCTACCGGGTCCAGCGCGACCGCCAGCAGCTGCTGGCCGACGCCCAGGCGGCCGAGCACGCGGGGGCCTTCGCGATGGTGCTGGAGTGCGTCCCCACGGCGATTGCCACGGAAATCACCCAGAAGGTGTCGATCCCGACCATCGGCATCGGCGCCGGCCCAGAGTGCGACGGCCAGGTGCTGGTCATCAACGACGTCGTCGGGCTGACCAGCGGCTACGTGCCTAAATTCGTCAAGGCGTACGCCGACCTCGGCAAGACCATCACCGAGGCCGTCACGGCCTACCGCGATGAGGTGCGATCTGGGGCATTCCCGACCAAGGAGCAGTCGTACGAGTAA